From a region of the Hymenobacter jejuensis genome:
- a CDS encoding MFS transporter — protein sequence MRVPVLKESVGLRYFTFFYLYVMQGIPAGFALTAVYNYLIGNGLSAKAVGSFAAVVGIPWTFQFVWGPLIDKFQYSIIGHRKQWVVLTQTVAFLASLSLLLVRNPVAQLSLMGLVFFVHSVFASIQDASVDAIAIATVPEAERGRVNAFMRGGFLLGWAAGGAVLAYMLHHGSFFRAALLQSLALLVFTVLTFFIKLDRHDRLLPSFGRHPRPVVPGTDLNENPSLGWLFRELYRAMTERYSLRAFGIILLAYLSSYVFGAAYSFHLIHNLHWPDRDVSILQGSWGSLASFGLLLGGGFLVDRLGTARLQRWIMIGLGVFLLMFSCLAPFWHYKPLAFGGLVLLNMADPLISVAAMPALMAFCQPKIEGSQFTTYMALVNLCGVTSSYLNGWLLEVTTAPMIGLACGTLVLGLLIVLCLQPQRQLA from the coding sequence GTGCGTGTTCCTGTACTCAAAGAAAGTGTCGGGCTGCGATACTTTACGTTTTTCTATCTCTACGTCATGCAAGGCATTCCCGCAGGGTTTGCCCTAACTGCAGTATATAACTATTTGATAGGCAATGGGTTATCTGCAAAGGCGGTTGGCTCCTTCGCAGCTGTTGTGGGCATTCCCTGGACGTTTCAGTTTGTGTGGGGGCCGTTGATTGACAAATTCCAATACTCCATCATTGGGCACCGCAAGCAGTGGGTGGTACTTACGCAAACGGTAGCGTTTCTGGCGTCGCTGTCGCTGTTGTTGGTGCGCAATCCGGTGGCGCAGCTGTCCCTGATGGGACTGGTATTTTTTGTGCACAGTGTGTTTGCTTCCATCCAGGACGCCAGCGTCGATGCCATCGCCATTGCCACCGTGCCCGAGGCCGAGCGGGGGCGCGTGAATGCGTTTATGCGCGGCGGCTTTTTGCTGGGCTGGGCAGCAGGTGGCGCGGTTTTGGCTTATATGCTGCACCACGGCAGCTTTTTCAGGGCGGCTTTGTTGCAGTCGTTGGCATTGCTGGTATTCACAGTGCTGACGTTCTTTATCAAGCTCGATCGCCACGACCGCTTGCTGCCTTCCTTTGGGCGGCATCCGCGCCCAGTGGTGCCGGGCACCGACCTTAACGAGAATCCGTCGTTGGGCTGGCTGTTTCGAGAGCTCTACCGCGCCATGACCGAGCGCTACAGCCTGCGGGCTTTCGGCATCATTCTGCTGGCTTATTTGAGCAGCTACGTGTTCGGGGCGGCCTATTCTTTCCATTTGATTCACAATCTGCACTGGCCCGACCGCGACGTGTCCATTTTGCAGGGGAGCTGGGGCAGCCTGGCCTCGTTTGGTCTGCTGCTGGGCGGCGGGTTCTTGGTCGACCGTTTGGGAACGGCCCGCCTACAACGCTGGATTATGATAGGCTTGGGCGTTTTTTTGCTGATGTTCAGTTGCTTAGCTCCGTTCTGGCACTACAAGCCGTTGGCCTTTGGCGGGTTAGTGCTGCTGAACATGGCCGATCCGCTCATCAGCGTGGCGGCTATGCCGGCCTTGATGGCGTTTTGCCAGCCCAAAATCGAAGGTTCGCAGTTTACAACTTACATGGCTCTGGTCAACTTATGCGGTGTGACCAGCAGCTACCTCAACGGCTGGCTGCTGGAAGTGACCACAGCGCCCATGATTGGCTTGGCTTGCGGCACGCTGGTGCTGGGCTTGCTGATAGTGTTGTGCCTTCAGCCGCAGCGGCAACTGGCGTAA